The following DNA comes from Osmerus eperlanus chromosome 5, fOsmEpe2.1, whole genome shotgun sequence.
ATTATCTTCTATGCCGCCAGTCCAGTTGTCTTGAGCAGATCTTTTATGTATTACCTCATTTTACTCATTCTGTAGTTGTGCAAACCTGAATTGAAATCGGATAACATCACTTAACTGGTTGTTGGTTAAGTCACTTGAAAGTAATAAGTGGTTCCGTCATCttgttgtgtatttgtgttgagAGATTTCAATTTACTCCATGTTGTGTCATCAAAGAGGGAGGAGACCAGTTGATGTCATAGAGCAGGCGTGGTCTAGATGAATCTACTGTTTGAGGGGAACCATCCACTCACTTCCTACTCGCACCGAACTGTCCTTTTCATTCCGCTACAACAGAACAGGTCTTTCACACGCGCCTGGACACTTCAAGGGGACCACTTATCAATTCAACCATCACCATGGGACTAGCAAATGATCCAAACTACCAGAAACTTGAACAATGGTACAAATCAAAGGCAGGCCATCTCAATATGAGGAGCATGTTTGACGCTGACGAGGCTAGATTCAGCAAATTCAGGTGAGCAAAAATAAGTGCAAAGTAGACATACACTGTTGGATTTTAGCAATGTTTATCTGTGATACCAGAATTACGTACCTTTTTTAGGGTTAATAGTACAGATATGTAGACTGATGGTCTTGCACAATGTTGAAATTGGTTGGTTTGCCTTATAATTTAAAATATGGGtactttattttttatgttttgtttaAACGGGCATAATATGTAATTTTCCATTGACTAGATAATGCTAGAGGTTGCTCTATACAGGCAGTATGAGTGTGCAAGGTCATTGTTAGATATTGACTGGTTATCATTGTCATATCAGTCTGCAATGTAAACATTTCCAACACTCACTTTCCATTTCAGAATTAAATCACAATTCGATTGCTCATACATTGAAATACTCGCTGTCTTTCAGTAGAGGCAGGATCGTTGTCAAAGGCATTAGCCATAGCTGCTAGCCCACAAGCTTTGGGCCCAGTCCGTAGGTCCATGTTAGCTAGCCAGTTTGCATGTTAACTTAAATTAGGGATCTGCCTTCACGTTTTCGCTGTTTGCTAATCATTTGTTAATAAAGGATTTTAGTGACGAAGCCTGTTGTGTAGGAACGCACCATGCATGCGAAAGCTTGTGCTGACACTGGCAGCCTTAGTTTGAAACACCACGAACAGTGTGGATAAAGTCGCGTCTTTCGCTTTTCACTCATCCTTCCGACATACGTGCTGCTCTGCACATCGTACGGGCGTGATAGCGCAACACCTTGCTGTCAGGAACCAAGCTAGTACAAGAGGCACGACCCCATTGTTGCATTAAATGTGTCCATGTAACAAAGATTTATATAACTTTTCTGTAGCTGCGATAACACTACTGATCTAAAAAAGGTATGATAAAGCTAATGTAATCGAGGTGGCAACAGCTACGCCCATGAGCACTGACGGCTGGTGCTCGTGAAACATGGTGTACTTTCTCCATCCTGTAGTTTGGATGCAGTGGGTAGGCTAACCGTGCACCATGATTGCGGATTACATGCAACACCTGCACGCAATTTGTGGAATCAACAAGAAACGGTTGAAAAATCACATTGATTACACAGTTGGTCATTCTTAATAATATAAACATTGTGGGAGTTTTACAATGAATGTCATATAACACAATTACCATTATTTGCACTACAGTTTTTATAGTACATTATTATGACAAATTCTGAGTTGTGATTCATGGTTCTTCCTTCTCTGATAGCACAACCCTTGAGACAGACAATGGAGAAATTCTGCTGGATTACTCCAAGAATCTCATCAATGAGGAAGTCATGCAGATGCTTCTGGCAATGGTATAAAGCATATTTTTCATTCCACACCAGTTCGGGTGTACTCTAGACCAGGATCTTTTGTTATCCACACAACACTCACTAACTTGTATCATTCCATACCTGCCCTGAATGGGCTAAAGTTGATAAAAAGACTAACATCTAACGCTTCTGAACCGCCATTTGTAGGTGTGACTACTCAGCATGGGTTGTCTAAGACTTCAGCTGTCAGTCTTAATCAACCTTAAGCTCATCTCTTCATAGGTCTGAGTACCTTGTTAAGTCCTACCTGGATAACTGATTATTAGGCCTATTGTCTACCAGATGTTGATGGGTGGCATCTGTTTACTAAACATATTGTAAACATATGTATTTAACTGCTGAGTAAACTAATGCTAGTTTTATAATTGAACTACTTGGTACCATACATTAAATGTCTCTTGTTAGTATGTTAATATGATGGTTCACTTAAAAAATATAAACAGTCAATCGATTTCACTTAACCTGTTAACGGTAGCTGTTTAAAGAAACAACTGTTCTAACAAAGAAACCTTGACATCTCTGTGTCTTCAAGGTTCAGTGCTGcaactatatattttttgtctcGCCGGTCTGGGAGTGTGGTAATTTAAACACACAACAGAGCATTGTGCTTCCTTcttgaggaggaagaagaggcttGCTAAAGACAGTTCTGTTTTGTCATAATCTGTTGACATTGTCTTGATGAAATTGTCAAAGATCAGCcagcaatatatatatttatatatatatatatattttttgtcaaCTTATTATTGATTTGTGTTTCCAGGCCAAGTcgaggggagtggaggaagcAAGAGAGAAAATGTTCTCAGGAGAAAAGATCAACTTCACTGAGGTAGCTGAccacaaatacaaattatattgatagaagtgtgtttgtgtaacatgttTTAGAACATCACAATTTGTCAGACAAGCTAATGTTTTGAAAGCTTTAATGGCAAACACTGCCAGGTTACTACTAATAATGAATAGTAATTAGTGTGTGAATTTAACTACACCAGCTCACTATGACAAAACACTTCTGTCTACTGCTTTATTGAGGTCGGTAGTATTGCAAGTCATTCCGGATGGTTGTCCTTCCTCCATTTACACTATTCATTAAGCAATGCCTGCCACTTTGTAACAAAAACCTACTTCCTCAATGACACGGCACATTTATTGACTAGGCTACAACTGCTCATTCACACATTATAGTGGGGCTAAAGgtaatttgttcattttacaGCATGAATATTGTGTGCAAGCAGACATCCACAATACAATATTCAGCCCAttagctgactgtgtgtgtgttcgtgtgtgtgtagggccggGCTGTGCTCCATATTGCGCTGCGTAACCGCTCCAATGCTCCCATCCTCGTAGACGGGAGCGATGTCATGCCAGAGGTCAACAGGGTTCTGGACAAGATGAAGGCCTTCTGTCATGTGAGTTGGACTGCAGCACAGATCCCACAGTTGTATCTATACAGGCATAGAAACATTCTGTCCCCTCATACATATTTCACAAGATGTAAATCATCTGGAAGCGTAAGCTCAGGTGAGGGCTCAGGACAGGAGGCCTGTTATCTCGTTGAGACTTGTGAATTTATGGGGTTATTTATCTTAAACTGTGGAAAAAATGCTATATCTGATTTCCTGATTCCAGTATTTTGTTGTTTAGAATACTCTTAATCCAAAGTGGCGCaaacagataatcaaggacAAGAAGTATAGCTGGGGCAACTGCACGGGTGCACCATATAAATAACTCGCTTTCAACTTTCCTTTGAGGCTGAAAAGGGGAAGAGAACTACGGGTCCAAACTAAAACGTGTTTTTCGTGTTGCAGAAAGTCCGCAGTGGAGAGTGGAAGGGTTTCAGCGGGAAGGGCATCACTGATGTCGTCAACATTGGGATCGGTGGCTCTGACCTGGTGAGTTTCTGCTGTTTCTAATGtggcactggcagtgtgtcgaTAGTAATTGTATGGGATACTATTCTGTGTGCTGGATGACTCACGTGCCTATATGAGTAAGGTGAGTCGTGCGTAACCTATAGCTGTACTATTCCTTTTGAgcttgctaatgctaacactatGCTGTTGTATATAACAACAGCACGCTAATGCTATCAGCATGGTTGACTGATGCATCAAAGCTATGTGAACGTGTGCTCCGCCCCAGGGACCCCTGATGGTGACGGAGGCCCTGAAGCCATACTCCGAAGGCGGGCCCAATGTTTGGTTCGTCTCCAACATCGACGGCACGCACATGGCCAAGACCCTGGCCAAGCTCAACGCAGAGACCACTCTCTTCATCATCGCCTCGAAGGTGTGTGAGATACAGTCTTTATATAGACATGACACATGTACTTGTTGCCATGGATACACTGATCTAAACTGGGCTTAATCTCTGGCCAAAGAGATTTTACTCTAAATATAGAATGTTGCAGTTGAAGCTTGTCTATGAATTTCCAACCAGCGGTGGTGCAGCCTACCAGTGAATGTAGAATTAGTTTGAGTGTTTCGGGGTCAGGTGCCGTGGTCCTGCTGGTCTGGACTCATACTTTTGCCATTTTCTCAGACATTTACCACCCAGGAGACCATCACCAACGCTGAATCTGCCAGGGAGTGGCTCCTCAAGACAGCCAATGTCGTGAGTAGACTGGTCTCCTGACATCCAATCGGTTGGACGTTTTGCTCACAGCCAATCCCATGATTCGATAGGTTCAGATCATTGGCTGAGTTTGTGTTTCTGCAGACAGTCTGAATGTCACACATAAATTATGTGGTATGATTTATTCACAGCAATCTGCCGTGGCCAAGCACTTTGTGGCACTTTCCACAAATGCAGTAAGTAGCCATTTTAAATTGGTGATCTCCCTAATATTGAAGCCAGGTAATCAACACAAGAGTATTACTAATATTAACTTGTCCTTGCTTTCTTTCCAGCCCAAAGTGAAGGACTTTGGCATTGATACAAACAACATGTTTGAATTCTGGGATGTGAGTATTCACTGGGCTTTCTGAGGGAGATTCTGACTGACTAGGAATGACAGTAACTTCTTTAAACTGTCAAATGTTGTGAAGCTTCGTGCTGGAGTTTTTAAATGATGTGTTCTAACTTGAAACTGTATGAAAACCATTCCACTGCATGCTGCGCGATCCCTTGCTCATATATTAAAATATCTGCAATAGAAATACATTTGGAATATATTTATGAAGTGGCTTGCCTTGTTCCCTCTGTGGCATTTCCAGCATTTGAAAAGCAAGTTGGAATGCAGCTGTTTAGTGGAACAATGCTGCTTGTTTCCAAACTTCTCCATTCAAGCCCTCTGAATCAATCATGCCACACAATGAAGGGTTTTGACACCCAGCCACCAGTGTTGTAAATGAGACTTCCTGGTTTGAGACTTGCATTATATCCTTTTAACTGAAATGGGCCCCTTCGTTTTTTGTTGAACCTGACGATGATGCAACGATGTGACCTGTCCTGTGTGTCGTTATTGACTTTGATGTTATGTTTGCTTATTCTCAGTGGGTTGGAGGACGCTATTCACTGTGGTCAGCCATTGGTCTGTCCATTGCACTGCACATAGGTATGTCTGTGCCCTGCTGGTATGTTTGGTTGTGACCTTTGCTTGTGGTGCACTTTGGTAATTGACACAGGGTCAAGCTTGTAGTGAAAACTACAAGTGCTGTAAGATGTAAGGTAAATGCATGACACCTGTGAGGCGGATGGATAAGCACACTGTctgttttaaccctcgtgctgccttcgggtcacatgacccaaaggttcataacgaaccatcgttgtgtttaccc
Coding sequences within:
- the gpia gene encoding glucose-6-phosphate isomerase a, which encodes MGLANDPNYQKLEQWYKSKAGHLNMRSMFDADEARFSKFSTTLETDNGEILLDYSKNLINEEVMQMLLAMAKSRGVEEAREKMFSGEKINFTEGRAVLHIALRNRSNAPILVDGSDVMPEVNRVLDKMKAFCHKVRSGEWKGFSGKGITDVVNIGIGGSDLGPLMVTEALKPYSEGGPNVWFVSNIDGTHMAKTLAKLNAETTLFIIASKTFTTQETITNAESAREWLLKTANVQSAVAKHFVALSTNAPKVKDFGIDTNNMFEFWDWVGGRYSLWSAIGLSIALHIGFDNFEQLLSGAHWMDNHFHSAPLEQNVPVLLAMLGVWYINFFQAETHAMLPYDQYMHRFAAYFQQGDMESNGKYITKDGARVNYHTGPIVWGEPGTNGQHAFYQLIHQGTRMIPADFLIPAQSQHPIRNNLHHKILMANFLAQTEALMKGKTSGEAKKELEATGLAGPALEKLLPHKVFQGNKPSNSIVFKKLSPFMLGALVAMYEHKIFVQGVVWDINSYDQWGVELGKQLAKQIEPELQDHSEVHSHDSSTNGLINFLKKNSA